One genomic region from Mangifera indica cultivar Alphonso chromosome 17, CATAS_Mindica_2.1, whole genome shotgun sequence encodes:
- the LOC123200405 gene encoding protein spotted leaf 11-like translates to MAKIHQNNVRSLVLDHHSTATANHHHHRFWTAASFRRKIFDAVSCGGSSRLRQEFQEEDNISITTSSKNLESKNEEKPKRRSKGSEKLSDLLSLAADAERESTEIETRKKEEALEELKHVVKELQVEDEVKRREGACKVRLLAKENSEARVTLAMLGAIPPLAGMLDFEDVDSQVAALYALLNLGIGNDVNKAAIVKAGAVHKMLQLIDSPNAQNPSVSEGIVANFLGLSALDSNKPIIGSSGAVPFLVKTLKNSDGKSSSQAKHDALRALYNLSIFPANTSYILETDLIPFVLNTLGDMDLSERILSVLSNVVSTSEGRKAISVVPDAFPILVDVLNWTDSPGCQEKSCYILMVMAHKSYGDRHAMIEAGIASSLLELTLLGSTLAQKRASRILECLQVDKGKQVSESYGGENLSATVSAPIFGSSSASTNTGGVTIDEEEDMMSEEKKAVKQLVQQSLQNNMRRIVKRANLPQEFVPSEHFKSLTASSTSKSLPF, encoded by the exons ATGGCGAAGATTCATCAAAACAATGTCAGATCCTTGGTCCTCGACCACCATTCCACCGCCACCGCCAACCATCACCACCACCGTTTCTGGACCGCCGCTTCATTCCGCCGAAAAATCTTCGACGCCGTCAGTTGCGGCGGCAGTTCTCGGTTGCGCCAAGAGTTTCAAGAGGAGGATAATATTTCGATCACTACAAGTTCAAAGAATTTGGAGagtaaaaatgaagaaaagccGAAACGACGTAGTAAAGGTTCGGAGAAGCTATCGGATCTTCTGAGTTTGGCTGCTGACGCGGAAAGGGAAAGTACTGAGATTGAAACGAGAAAGAAAGAGGAGGCGTTGGAGGAGTTGAAACATGTGGTGAAGGAGCTGCAGGTTGAAGACGAAGTGAAGCGAAGAGAAGGAGCTTGTAAAGTGAGGTTACTTGCGAAGGAAAACTCGGAAGCAAGGGTCACTCTTGCCATGTTAGGAGCCATCCCACCTTTAGCTGGAATGCTTGATTTCGAAGATGTTGATTCTCAAGTTGCTGCTCTCTATGCTCTTCTGAATCTTGGGATCGGCAACGATGT GAACAAAGCAGCCATTGTCAAAGCAGGAGCTGTGCACAAGATGCTACAGTTGATTGACTCTCCAAATGCTCAAAACCCTTCAGTCTCAGAAGGGATAGTAGCAAATTTCTTGGGCTTGAGTGCTTTGGATTCAAATAAGCCTATCATTGGATCTTCTGGTGCTGTCCCATTCTTGGTGAAGACCCTCAAGAATTCAGATGGCAAAAGTAGTTCACAAGCTAAACATGACGCACTTCGAGCTCTGTACAATCTGTCAATATTTCCAGCAAACACTTCGTATATTCTGGAAACCGATTTGATCCCATTTGTGTTGAACACGTTGGGTGACATGGATTTGAGTGAAAGAATTCTATCAGTTTTGAGCAATGTGGTATCGACTTCAGAAGGTCGGAAGGCAATTAGTGTGGTGCCTGATGCATTTCCGATTTTGGTTGACGTTTTAAATTGGACTGATTCTCCAGGGTGCCAGGAGAAATCATGCTACATTTTGATGGTGATGGCGCATAAGTCATATGGAGATAGACACGCTATGATTGAAGCTGGAATAGCTTCATCATTGCTTGAATTAACACTTCTAGGAAGCACATTGGCACAGAAGAGAGCTTCAAGGATTTTGGAATGTTTGCAAGTAGATAAGGGGAAGCAAGTATCAGAGAGTTATGGAGGTGAGAATTTGAGCGCCACAGTTTCAGCTCCCATTTTCGGATCTTCATCAGCATCTACTAATACAGGCGGGGTTACCATAGACGAAGAAGAAGACATGATGAGCGAGGAGAAGAAAGC